Proteins encoded within one genomic window of Xiphophorus maculatus strain JP 163 A chromosome 11, X_maculatus-5.0-male, whole genome shotgun sequence:
- the LOC102238088 gene encoding protein sprouty homolog 3-like, with protein MEHTHSLRNEQDSVLSLDQIRAFRANNDYVDRPVALEPGSQSGFYYAHEDRIVYSHHPQPSSFSSALSRSQSQQQHAHLAHLSRSSTVSSSISRTSATSDQRLLAGLTPSHSGFSSVIHSQPKGELKSDTSFGKGLTDEEAEHLFICERCGRCKCQECCSPRRLPSCWACEQRCLCSAESAVEYGTCLCCVKGLFYHCSAQDDEDNCADRPCSCAAAHACARWSTMALLALCLPCLCCYPPARMCLALCQCVHDRATRPGCRCSNTNTVCRKISASNPNAGHPPLRNKDLEKSL; from the coding sequence ATGGAACACACTCATTCCCTGAGAAATGAGCAGGACTCAGTACTCTCACTTGACCAGATACGGGCCTTTCGGGCCAACAATGACTATGTGGACAGACCAGTGGCGTTGGAACCGGGATCCCAGTCTGGATTCTACTACGCCCACGAGGACCGTATAGTATACAGCCATCACCCCCAGccttcttctttctcctctgcTCTGTCCCGCAGTCAAAGTCAGCAGCAGCATGCTCATCTGGCACACCTGAGCCGCTCCAGCACCGTGAGTTCCTCGATTTCTCGGACCAGTGCCACATCCGATCAGCGGCTTCTGGCAGGTTTGACGCCATCTCACTCTGGATTCAGTTCAGTGATCCACTCTCAGCCTAAAGGGGAGCTTAAGTCCGACACTTCCTTCGGTAAAGGCCTGACAGACGAGGAGGCTGAACATTTGTTCATCTGTGAGCGATGTGGCCGCTGCAAGTGTCAGGAATGCTGCAGCCCCCGCCGCCTGCCTTCTTGCTGGGCCTGTGAGCAACGTTGTCTTTGCTCTGCCGAGAGCGCCGTGGAGTATGGTACTTGCTTGTGTTGTGTGAAAGGCCTGTTCTATCACTGTTCTGCCCAAGATGACGAGGATAACTGCGCTGATCGGCCATGCTCCTGCGCTGCAGCCCACGCCTGCGCTCGTTGGAGCACCATGGCGCTGCTGGCGCTCTGTCTGCCCTGCCTCTGCTGCTACCCCCCTGCCAGGATGTGTCTTGCACTATGCCAGTGCGTCCATGACCGAGCAACACGGCCTGGCTGCAGGTGCAGCAACACCAACACAGTGTGCCGCAAAATTTCTGCCTCCAACCCTAACGCCGGTCACCCACCGCTACGAAACAAAGACCTGGAAAAGTCGCTATGA